The Dendropsophus ebraccatus isolate aDenEbr1 chromosome 3, aDenEbr1.pat, whole genome shotgun sequence genomic interval gatcactgatctcagggagaccggcctaaaaagacactgtcagctgctggttaaatGGCTcattacagtgaaatcctaggcgcATTGCCCCTGGGTAACATCAATATGCGAAAAGGTCCgcagagcctcagttacgagtgtCAAAACACGGGACAAGGCAGATATCCCTGCAGGGAAGGGCCTAGAAGAGGGATGGCTCCTATAGAGAgatccaccaaaaccaccatagtaAGTGGCCTATTCAGTCAATATCcaatgatatgaccagggaaataccaaagccaggtatcatCCACAGACAGCGGTTTTACAGTGCTATGTATGGATATCTGGCTTTGGAAGGCTCTGACCACTTACCAAGGACGTATGTAGCCAGAGGCCGGACGGGTCGGTGACGTCACTGCACCACGTGACTTATGCAGAAAATGAGAGAAAAGGCCGTGATCTGCCCCCAGCAACGCCATGCTGGTTGGGGTCCAGCAGGTTATCGGTATGTAGGGGGTTAGTAGTCTTGTTTTTTATTTGAGAAGAGTTTCCATTAATTTTCctactaaggacgtcatctccccggcctccagcttctagattcttctccctgacacttcctgtggatgggaacagatctgatcattcttattatgttacataaaaaagagtaactttccatgtctgcaatatgtttaagcttctattactgggaaataagagaaatggtgttttctcctttgcagatgattctaccaggagctcagggggacatcagatctcctcagaggatcatatcacacaagatacatatgaggagccgtccactatcccagatacaccctcatgCTTTagccacaaaaaaaatcttacagGAGAGACGGCATGTTTTGCTAAGAAACAAAAGCTTGTTATCCAtcaaagaagtcacacaggggagaagccattttcatgttcagattgtgggaaatgttttgctaagAAACAAAAGCTTGTTATCCAtcaaagaagtcacacaggggagaagccattttcatgttcagattgtgggaaatgttttaatgacCAATCAAATCTTCTtcgccatcaaagaattcacacaggggagaagccattttcatgttcagaatgtgggaaaggttttactcataaaaaaaatcttctttgtcatcaaagaactcacacaggggagaaaccttttccatgttcagagtgtggaaaatgtttcGCTCATAAATCAGCTCTTGTttcgcatcagagaactcacacaggggagaaacctttttcatgttcggaatgtgggaaatattttactcagaaatcagttcttgttacgcatcagagaacgcacacaggggagaagccattttcatgttcagattgtggaaaatgttttactcagaaaacaGAACTTGTTAGGCATCAAAGaacccacacaggggagaagccattttcatgttggGAATGTGGAAGGTTTTTTTCTGATAAATACCTCTTTGCTACACATCAGAGaaatcacacaggggagaagccattttcatgtttagattgtgggaaatgttttacttggaaatcaaGTCTTTataaacatcaaagaactcacaaaaGGGAGAAGCCATTGTCTTGCTCATAATGAGCTAAATAATTATAAAGAATTCTCTATAATTATGATGGAAAATCCGCATTTTATAGTAGACTAGtccagtgtatagtattagtaactgtactcattacacttcctgacagcagctcc includes:
- the LOC138786802 gene encoding oocyte zinc finger protein XlCOF22-like, whose translation is MFKLLLLGNKRNGVFSFADDSTRSSGGHQISSEDHITQDTYEEPSTIPDTPSCFSHKKNLTGETACFAKKQKLVIHQRSHTGEKPFSCSDCGKCFAKKQKLVIHQRSHTGEKPFSCSDCGKCFNDQSNLLRHQRIHTGEKPFSCSECGKGFTHKKNLLCHQRTHTGEKPFPCSECGKCFAHKSALVSHQRTHTGEKPFSCSECGKYFTQKSVLVTHQRTHTGEKPFSCSDCGKCFTQKTELVRHQRTHTGEKPFSCWECGRFFSDKYLFATHQRNHTGEKPFSCLDCGKCFTWKSSLYKHQRTHKREKPLSCS